Within Citromicrobium bathyomarinum, the genomic segment GCGGCGCACATCATCGGGGGCCTGCACCAGCCGCCAGTTGAGCCGGACCGTGCCGTCAGAAGAGCAGCTGCCCCACCGCCGCCGCGCACTGCTAAGCGCGAAATCCGGCACGGCGAGACCCGCGCGCGCCGCATAGAGGGCAAGGTCCTGCGCGAGCAGCGCACGCGCTTCGTTCTGCATCCAGCGCTTGAGCCGGGGGGCAAGCGTGTCGCGCGGGCCGCCAAGCGAGACCGCGTCTTCGCCCAGCACGACCTTGCGCGGACGGTTGGCGTGCCAGTCGATCACCAAGTCCTGCCCCCGATAGGTCAGCGTGCCGCCCGGCGCGGGCTCGATGCGAACCGGGCGCTTTGCCCGCTGTGCGTCCAGCCAGTCCGCGCGGCCTTGCGCGAAGGCCAGCGCCTCGCGCGTGGTGCCCCAGCGCGGCAGCGTGACCTGCACGCCCTCGCCATCATCGGCCAGCCGCAAAGTCATCCGTCTGGCGCGCGGATGGCGGCGCACGATCAGCGGGAGGTCGCCTCCCGCCAGCGCGACCATCGGATCGCGCGGCTCGCGCAGC encodes:
- a CDS encoding SprT family zinc-dependent metalloprotease, with translation MERLTVIDWLREPRDPMVALAGGDLPLIVRRHPRARRMTLRLADDGEGVQVTLPRWGTTREALAFAQGRADWLDAQRAKRPVRIEPAPGGTLTYRGQDLVIDWHANRPRKVVLGEDAVSLGGPRDTLAPRLKRWMQNEARALLAQDLALYAARAGLAVPDFALSSARRRWGSCSSDGTVRLNWRLVQAPDDVRRSVVAHETAHRVHFDHSPRFHALLGELFEGDLPAAESWLKAHGRALFSAFG